CGAGGAATGGCCCCGCCCGTCGCTGGTGGTGCTGGCGGTCGGGCTGATCGCCAGCCTGTGGGTCGATCGCCGCATCGCACCCAGCGCGCCGAGCTGGTGGATGGCGCTGCGGGTACCGCTCTCCATCGGGCTGGGTCTGGCGACCTTGCTCGTGGCGGCAGGCTAAGCGAGGGCTTGCGCCACGATGCCGAGCCCGCGTTGCATGGTCGCCAGCTCCATCGCGCCGGCACCGCCGACGGGGCCGTCTTCCATGCCCGCGATCGCCGGAAGGTGGAGGAACAATACATGGGTCGAAAGACCCGCGCGCGCGACACGATCGAGAGCGAGCCAATAGCTCCGGTTGCAGACATAGGCCCCGGCGTCGTCCGACAGGTAGGCGGGGATATCCGCCCGGCGCAATCGGTCGACGAGCACGGGAAAGTCGATCGACCGGTTCGCCTGCACCGACGCTGGATCGCGACACTTAGGAGGTGTGAAGCCGCTCGCATCGGCGTAAACCGGGCTGCAGACGCTGGTCGCACCTGTTTCGAGCTTGAGACCGGTCGCGATCCGCGAATAGCCCGTCAGGATCAACGCGGCGGGCTCATCGGCGAACAGTTTGCCGACCGTGCAGTCGAGGTCGGCGTAGACGGTGTCGAGCAGGTGAAAGATAGGCTGGATGGAATGCTGTTGCGCCCATGCGGTATCGCCCCGCAGGCTGTCGATCAGCGTTGCGCTCGGATTGGTCGGCACGCCGGGGAAGGGGCGAAAGCCGGTGATGGCGACCCGGGACTTGCTCATGCGGGTGAAACGCGTGGGTCTGCCGATCTATCCGAGCGGGAACCCGGCGCTGCCCGATACGCTGTCTTGGCCATGAAACGCGCGATACCTTTCGTTCTTCTCGTTCTGCCATTGGCGGCATGTGCCCCATCGTCGGAAGAGGCAGGCGACACTGCGCCTTCCGAAGCTGTCTCGACCGGGCAGGCACCGGCGGAAAGCCCGGCCGAGCGTTCTGCTACCCCGGTGAACGACGCGAAGGTCCTCTCTCTGGAGGGTCTCGGTGCGCTCAGGATCGGGCAGCTGGTTCCCAAGGACTCGGGCTGGGCCCAGCGCGGTGCGCAGGTCGACCCGGAAGGCGCTTGTGGAACGGTCTCTTCTCCCGACTACCCCGGTGTTTATGCGCTGACCGAGAACGGTATCGTTCGGCGCATTACGATCGGCAAGAGCTCGGATGTGAAACTTGCCGAGGGGATCGGCCCGGGTGCCAGTGAGAAAACAGTGCGACAATGGTTCGGGGGTTTTCGCGAAGAGCCGCATAAATATATCGAGGGCGGCAAATACTTGACCGCCCCCAACGCCAGCCTCGGCGAAAGCGCGCTGCGCTTCGAAATCGGGGGAGACGGAAAGGTCGACCTTATCCATGTCGGCACCATGCCACAGCTTGGTTATGTCGAAGGCTGCGCCTGACCTTTGCCCAGTTGCGCGACCGGAGTAAGGGCAGGCAATGCGTATTTTCCTTTCCGTACTCGCCCTGGTTGCGGTCTCCGCCTGTTCGTCACCGTCGGATGAAGTAACGCCGGATACAGCGCCGCAAGGATTTCGGGGCATCGGCGAAGCCGAAGTGATCACCTTTACCGGTACCGAGCCGTTCTGGGGCGGCACCGTCCGCCGCGATACGCTCGTCTGGCGCACGCCGGAAAACACGATGGACGGGGCAACTGGGCAAAGTATCGATGTCGAACGCTTCTACGGGCAGGGCGGGATCGCTTTTTCAGGGCAGCTCGACGGGCGGCCCTTCGACATGATGGTGACCCCCGGGGCGTGCTCCGACGGGATGAGTGACCGGACTTATCCCTATACCGTGACGGTGAAGGTGGGTGACCGTCAGCTGGAAGGCTGCGCGTCGACCGACCGGCAGCCTGCGACAGATAAGCCTTAGCGGTTCACGCCCGCCCGTTTCAGTTCCGAGCCGAGCCGGCCACTCAGCCAGAGCGCCCACATGCGGAAATCGGCAGCGAGGCTCCATAGCGGATAGGTGAAGGTAGCGGGCCGGTTCTTCTCCACGGTGAAATGCGCCAGCCAGGCGAAGAAATACCCGGCCAGTGGAAGGGCGAGCAACCACCACCAACGCTGGGTCGCCAGCGCGAACAGCGCGATCGCCACTACCAGCGTGGTCCCGATATAATGCAGCGCGCGGGTGCGCGGCCGACTATGCTCCCGCAGGTAGAAAGGCCAGAACTCGGCGAAGGTTGCGTATTCGCGTTGGGCCATGGGTCGGCACTCCCTTGCAATCGATCAGTAGGCACCGGGCACGTCGCGCTCCAGGGTGCCGGGCTGGGCAGGTTGCAGCACGCGCATTGTTGCCTTCGTGCCCGCGGTGGTTCGCGCCGTGCTGCTGCCCGTGATCGGCGTGCAACTGCGCCCCGCGAGGAAGTCCAGAGCGGTCGCAACCGAAGCTTCCGTGGGATCGCCCAGCGGCTTCAGATAATCGTCGGTCGCGCGGCACGTCACCGGGAAGACGCTGGCGAGCCCGCCATAATAGTCCCCCTGGTCGTTCGCATTGGTGGTGCGGAAAGCAATCGCGCGCAGTCGATCATCGCACGCCTCGCGGTCCAGGGCGATCTGGCCGACCGGCTTGCCATAGGTGTTGGAGCCGATCAGCGCGGTGTTGTTTCCGAGATAGGGAATGAAGGCATTGGCCACCAGTTCGCTTGCCGAAGCGGTGCTGCCCGTACCGATGAAGGCGATCTTCATCGCGGGGATGGCATTCGGTTCGGCCGAAAAATTGACGGTTTCGTTGTACTGCGCCAGCGAATTGCGGAAGACGGTATGGCTGAATACCTTCCCGACCTGATCCGCGCCCAAAAGGCTGCCGAAGACTTCGGCCACGGACGTCAGCCCGCCGCCATTATAGCGCAGGTCGACGATCACCTGCGTTATGCCCTGGGCCTTCAACTGACCGAACGCTGCGCGCAGCTGCGGCGCGGCATCGGCGACGATGAAGGTGCGAAGGTTGATATAGCCCACCTTCGTACCGCCATTGTCCAGAATCTTGACGCCATAGCGATCCGAGATCGGGTCGAGCGAAAAGACCGTCTTCGTGACAGAGACATCGCGGGTCATCCCGTCGGGTTGGCGGATGCGGAACTGAACGGTCAATCCGGGGGTCGAAGGCCCAAGCTCTTCGTTGATCGTTCCGTTCGACAGCAGCTGCGCCACCGACTTCCCGTTGATCGATATGATCTCTGTCCCCCGGTCGAGACCTTGCGGATAGGCGGGGCCGTTCTCGAAGGCTTCGAGCACGTAGAGCCGATTGCTCGAACTCAACGCGAAGCGCACGCCGAAGCCAGCGCTCGCGCCCGAATTGATCAGCTCTTCCTCTTCCTGGATCGAAGTGATGTAGGTGAGGCCGGCGCGTTGCAAGGGTCCGCCGGTCGGGAAGACGGACGGCGCAACGAGCGCGTCGATATAATCCTGGACCGTGGCATAGGCACCCGGATTTAGGTTACGTGCGAGCTTGTCGGGGAACAGATAATATTGGTCGAGCTGCTCGAAAACCCAGTTCTGTCTCGCTGTGAGCGAACACGTGCCGCTCGCCGAGCCCCCGCCTGAGGTTCCCCCGCCGGAGCTGCCACCACCGGTATTTCCGCCAGACGTCGGTCCCGAACCGCTGCCACCCGATCCGCCCCCGCCACAAGCGGCCAGAGCGCCTGCCAGCGCAACCAAAAGCGACGTGCGACCCATACCCATCCTGCTCTCCCCAATGGCACACCTGCGCGACGCTCGCCGCGCAAGCCCCCCGAAAACCCTGTTCTATCCGTTTCTTACGCGACAATCGTTGCGGGGCAAGTCGCCTGCGTCGGGAGGTGCGGTGTTCCTGGGCGCGTTTCCGGCGCCATCTGTTGAAAAACCGCGTCCGTTCCCCTCGCCAAACCCGGATCGAAAGCTTAGCACGCGGCAGAGGAAAGGTGACGATATCCATGGCCGACTGGCTCAAACGTTTTTTGCCCGAGAACTGCCCCCCGCGCGCAAGCCTGGCGCTGGCGCGTTTCGCTGCGGAAGCGAAAATGAACCGGGGCGGTTTCGCGATTTCGAGCGCGGCGTTCGAGAATGGCGGGGAACTCGATCCTTCCTTTACAGCGGAGGAGGAAGACGCCGTCGCCCCGCCGATGGAGTGGACAGCGCCCCCGCCGGGTACGCAGGAGCTGGTTCTGGTAGTGGAAGATGCCAGCACCGATCCGCCCGATTGCCATTGGCTCGTGTGGGGTCTGCCCGGGCAACGCGCGAAATTGCTCGAAGGCGAAGCGCCACCCAGGACCGGAAAGAACGCACGCGGGAATTCCGATTGGCTGCTGCCGGCGCTGACGGAGGAGGGGCGGTCGCACTGGTACGTGTTTCAGCTGTTCGCGCTCGATCTGCCGCTGACTCTGATGCCGGGGGCGAGCAAGGACGAATTGTTTGCCGAGATCGACGGGCATGTGATCGCCGCAACCGTTACGACCGCCAGCTTCCGTCCGACGGCGGAAGAGGATTGGGTGGAGGATGATTTCGAAGAGCCATGAGAAAGGAACGATAATGGCTGGAAAGAACAATGCGCTGCAGAAGCCGGTGAATGTTTCGCCGGAGCTGGAGAATGTGATTGGCAAGGGTCCGATGACCCGTGCCGAGGTTACCAGCAAGGTGTGGGATTATATCAAGAAGCATGACCTGCAGGATGCGCAGGACAAGCGGATGATCAATGCCGACGACAAACTGGGCGCGGTGATCGGCAAGGAGCAGATCTCCATGTTCAAGATGACTGCTGCGGTGTCGAAGCACCTTAGCTAGTCCGATGGCTCCCGGCGGCGGAACGGCCAGTCCGTCACGCCGCCGGTCCACAGGGCGAGCCATACCAGCACGGGCTGCGCGAACATGCGCGGTACGTGATAGGCGAGGCCCCACCCATGGTCAGGGCGCGCCATGTCCAGAGCGAAATGATGAATGTTGGCGGGGAAAACGCCCACGGCGTAAAGGGCGAGCCCGATACCCGCTGCGTTTCGTAACCTTCCCGAGATAGGCTGGACCAATCCCGCCGCACCCAGCAGCTCGGCAATCCCGGTGAGCGCAATCACCGTATCTGGATAGGGCACCCAGCCGGGCATGATCTTCATGAAAGCATCAGGCGTAGCGAGGTGAAAAACGCCGGCGACCGCGTAGAACAGCGCCAGCAAAGTCCGAGCCGTTCCCCTGCCTGTCATAGCCAGTATCTCCGTCCCGAAACGGCCAGAAGCACCCAACAGTGCGCTCGAGCGGAGCGTAAGCCGCCGGTTCCTCCCAAGAGGCTCCGGCGGCCAGTGCTAAATCAGCGAACGCGGATGGGAATGTATTGCGCCGGTTGGCCCCGACGCAGAACGCGCAGCAGAACAGCTTCGCGACCCGATTCCTTTGCTTCGGCGATGACCGCTTCGAGCTGATCGACGCTTTCAAGCTTCTTGTAATTCGCCGACAGGACGATGTCGCGCCGCTGGAGACCCTTGCGGGCGGCGTCCGAATTCGGATCCACGACCGTGACTGCGAGGCCGGTGGTGTCCGCTGACACGCCGAGCTGCCGGGCGATCTGCGGGTCGACCGGCACGACGCCAAGGCCCAGTGCCTTGCCCACGATCTCACTCGTCGAACCGTCGGGTGCCATCTGCTGGTTGTCGCTCTCGTCCCCCCCGAACATCTGGCTTTGCCGCAGTTCCTCGTTGGTCGGGCGCTTGCCGACGGTGACGCGAACCGCGCGCTTGCGCCCGTCTCGGATGAGTTCCACCGGCACGGTCTGTCCAGGTTCGATGTTCGCGACGAGGAAGGACAGCGTCTGGTCCGGTGTCACTTCCTTACCGTCGACCTTGGTCACGATATCGCCAGCCTGAATCCCGGCCTTTTCCGCCGCCTCGCCATCGACCACGGACTGCACGAACTCGCCGCGGTTCTTCGGCAGCCCGAGCGAGTCGGCGACCTCGTCGGTAACCGGTTGTATCTGTACTCCGAGATAGCCGCGCTCGATCGTCTCGCCGCTGCGCAATTGCTCCACGATCGGGGCTGCGGTCTCCGCCGGAATGGCGAAACCGATCCCGACGCTGCCCCCCGAAGGCGAGAAGATCGCGTTGTTGATGCCGATGACGTTGCCTTGCATGTCGAACAGCGGCCCGCCCGAATTGCCGCGATTGATGCTCGCATCGGTCTGGATATAGCGATCGTAGGCGCTGCCGGACCCGGTGTTGCGATACACCGCCGAAACGATGCCGGCGGTCACCGTGCCGCCGAGACCGAACGGGTTGCCGATCGCGATCACCCAATCGCCGACACGGGCCTGCGACGAATCGCCGAACTTGACGAAGGGGAAGGGCTTGTCGGAATTGATCTTGAGCACTGCGAGATCGGATTGCTCGTCCGATCCAACCAGCGTTGCAGCGTATTCGGTGCCGTCGGGCGTGGTGACGGTGATCTCTTCGACCGTCGCGCGTCCCTCCGGGCTGATGACGTGGTTGTTGGTGACCACGGTACCATCGGCGGAGATGATGAACCCGGAACCGAGCGACACACCTTCGCGCGTCTGCGGTTGCGACCCGGAGCCGCGCTGGCCGAACAGCCCTTCGAAAGGAGTGCCGGCGAAGGGATTGGTGTTCTGGACCTCAACCCGCTGACGAGTGGAGATGTTCACGACGGCGGGTGCCAGCTGTTCGGTGAGATTGGCGAAACTGTCGGGCGCGCCCGCGCGCGGAACCGCGTGCTGCATCCGGCTGTCGTCGTTCTGGGCCACTTGCGCGCCGGCCGGCTGGCCTGTGACAAGCGAGATGGTGGCGCCACCAACCAGCAGCGCGGTGGTCAGACCGTAGGCATATCGCACAGGTTTCACGTCCCTTCTTTTCCTTTTCAGCTAGCTTCGTCGGGGAACTGCCGCGGGCGAGCGGCGCGACGATTGCGCAGCCCATGAACCGCCGGCGCTGAACCTCGATTTAACGTCGATCCGAATTACCGCTGGCCCCGGAACTGGCGAAGATATTCGTTGTCGGGCGACATGATGATGGAGCTTGTTCCCTCCCCCGTTTCGAAGGTGGTGCGATAGCTCTGCATGGCCCGGTAGAAGTCGTAGAAATCCGGATCCTTGCCGTAGGCGGCGGCGTAGGTCTTGGCCGCTTCGGCTTCTGCCTCTGCGCGAATGATTTGCGCATTCTTGCGCCCTTGCGCGCGGATGGTCTCGGCCTCTTCCTGCCGGTCGGCTTCCATTCTCGTGAAGGCCGACTCGAGCGGCGTGCCTTCGGGCAAGTCGGCGCGCTTGATCCGAACGTCGATGACCTGAGCACCGTACTGGCGCGCCTGTCGGTCGAGCGCCTCGCGGATATTGCGCATCGCTTCGCCTCGGTCGGCGGTAAGCAGCGCCGCGAATGGACGACGGCCGAGCTCTTGCCGCAGGACCGAACTAAGGATCGGCTGCAGCTGCATCTCGACGTTTTCGGTCGTGCCGGCGGTGCGCACCATCCGCACGGGATTCACGATCCGAAACCGCGCGTAGGCATTGACCTGGAGACGCTGCTGGTCGCTCGAAAGGACCTGTTGCCGCTCCATGTCGAGGTCGAGGACACGCTTGTCGATCTCCTGCACCCGTTCGAGAAACGGTATGCGCAGTACCAGCCCCGCGCCCGTGTTGCCGTAAGCGGCATCTTGCCGGAACTGGTTGACCACACGGACGGGTTCACCCGTTCGCACGATTACCGCCTGTTTGGTCTCCGGTACTTCGACGACGCTCATCGCCAGCAGAACCAGCGCCACGCCGACCACGATCAGGACGAGCTTGTATTTCTCCCACAGCGTTTCCATCACTGGCCCTCCTGCGGTGCGGCCAACTGGTTGCGGCGTTTCACTTCGGGCAGCGGAAGATAGGGGGTCACGCCCGGTGCCTCGACGATCGTCTTGTCGGTTCGGCCCAGCACGCTTTCCATCGTTTCGTAATACATCCGGCGCCGCGTCACCTCTGGTGCGAGGCGATATTCCTCATAGATCTTGTCGAACGCGGCGGCATCGCCCTGTGCACGGGCCAGCACCTGTTGCGCATAGGCGCGAGCGCGATTGACGTCGGTCTCGGCGTTCTGCTGCGCTGCCGAAACGTCCTTGAACGCCTCGATCACCTGCTTGGGCGGATCGGCTTTCTCGATTTCGACACCCTGGACGGAAATCCCCGACTTGTACGCATCGAGCGTCGCCTGCATCCGATTGCGCACACGCTGCTCGATATCGCCGCGACCGGCACCGGAAAGCACCGCGTCGAGTTCCTTTTCCGCAACCGAAGCGCGCATAGCGAACTCGGCCACTTCCTTCACCGTCTCGATCGGATCGGCGAGCTGGAATTTGAACTGCTTCAAGTCCGAGATATTCCAGCGAATGACATAGGAAAGATCGACGAGGTTCTGGTCCCCGGTCAGGATCAGGTTCTCTCCGTTGCCACCCACGGGTTCCGAGCGGAACGTGCTGACATCTTCCACATCCACCTGCTGGATCGGCCACGGCCAAGTGAAGTTCAGCCCCGAACTGAGCGTGTTCGAATACTTGCCCCCGGCCCAGGTGACGATGCCCTGTTCCTTCGGCCCGATCTGATGGGGCACGGTGAAGATCAGCCACAATCCGACGAGCACGGCCGCCAACAGAGGCAGCCAGCTTTTTCCGCCGGAGCGTTGGGGCAGGCGGAAATTGGGTCCGCCCCCACCGGGGCCCGTGCGCCGCGGCCCCTCTGGCCCGCGGTTCTTGAAGATGTCCTCTATGCTGGCGGACCGGCGCGGCTTGTCATCGCTCGGCGGCAGCCACGGATTGCGGGGACCTTTGCCCCCGTCGTTCGAAGGCGCGCCCTCCGGCCCGCCGCTTTCCCCCGGGTCCGCATTCCCGTCGTTCGATCCGGAATCCGGCTTCCCCCGGGGCGGGCCCCAGGGGTTCTTACCGGCCATCGCGAGCGCGACCCTGTTCCTCAACCCGTCCAGCATGTCCATCGGATCGTTATAGGGAGGCAATCTCGCGAAAAACAGGGGTTGCGACCGCAATTTTGCTGCTAGGGCATCGCCGATGGACGAGAAGGGTATCAAAGACAGGCTCCCCGCCGGGCTCGCGGCGCGGATCGCATCGCTGCGCATCGATCAAGAACGGCTGACGCTGGTCCTGAACGGGTCTGGCCTTTCCGCTTCCGACCGCGAGGCAATGGAAGCGGCGATCCGGCAAGCGTTGGAAGGTCTAGAAGGTATCGAAAGCGCGGCGGTCGCGATCATGGCGGAACGCACACGGCGCCGCATCGTCGCGATCGGATCGGGCAAGGGCGGGGTTGGGAAGTCCACCCTTACCGCAAATCTCGCGGTGGCGCTCAAGCGTGCCGGGGTAAAGGTCGGCGTCGTCGATGCCGACGTCTACGGTCCGTCGCAACCGCGTCTGCTCGCGAGCGAGAAGAAGAAGCCCCAGGCGAAGGACGAGCGGTTGCAGCCGGTTACCGGCACCTTGAACATTCCGATGCTGTCGATGGGGCACCTCGCCCCACCGGGCAAGGCGCTGGCCTGGCGTGGACCCATGGCAGGCGGTGCGTTGACCCAGCTGGTGGATGCCGACTGGGGCGATACCGAACTGTTGCTGATAGATCTGCCCCCCGGCACCGGCGATGTGCAGCTCACCATGGTGCAGAAGCACAAGCCCGATGGGGCGGTCATCGTCTCCACCCCGCAGGATCTGGCGCTGATCGACGCGGCGCGGGCCGGGCAGTTGTTCGAAACGGCGAAGGTGCCCGTCATCGGGCTGGTCGAAAACATGGCCGGTTACGCCTGCCCCCATTGCGGGGAGATCAGCGATCCTTTCGGTCAGGGCGGAGTGGAGAAGTTCGCCGCAGCGCTCGACCTGCCATTCCTGGGGCGTATCCCGCTCACGCCATCGATCCGGGTGGCGAGCGACGCCGGTACCCCGCCCGCAGCCGGTGATGGCGATGAGGCAGACGCGTTTGCAGCGATAGCGCGCCAGCTGGCCGAATGGCTCGAGGCGCAGGGGTGAAGGTCAGCCGTCGCGGCGTGCTGGCCGGGACCGCGATCGGCGGTGGGCTGGTCGTCGGGTGGCTGTTGCGTCCCCGCAGTTTCGCCGATCCCATGTTGCTGGGCGCCGGCGATGCCGCTTTCGGTGCGTGGCTGACGATAGCGCCCGACGGGGTGGTAACCGTGGCTCTCCCGCAGCTCGAAATGGGGCAGGGCGTAAGCACCATTCTTCCGCAAATCGTGGCGGAGGAACTGGGCGCGGACTGGCGCCAGGTTGCGGTCGAACCGGTACCGCCGAGCGGTGCCTACCCAAATCTCCCGCTGGCGGCCCGATGGGCTTCGCTATGGATGCCGTTCGCCGCAGGTCTTGCGAACGACCCCACCGATCTCCTGACCCGGCGTTTCGCCGAGGGTGCCCGCTTCGATGCAACCGCCGCCGGAACGACCCTAGACGCTTACGAGACGTCGGCTCGCGAGGCCGCGGCGATGGCGCGGACGATGTTGATAGAGGAAGCGGCCGAGCGCTGGGATGTCCAGCCCGATGCGTGCGACACGCGCGCCGGGTTCGTTCTTTGTGGTTCGAAGCGGCTGTCGTTCGCGGATCTCGCTCAGGGCGCGGCGCGGCGCTCGGTTCCGGACATACCGATATTGCGAGCATCACCAGCTGAGCAAACCCCGGTACCGGCAGGTCAGGAGGTTGAAATCCCCTTCCCCCGACTCGATCTGCCGGCAAAGGTCGACGGCGGATGGCGTTTCGCCGGCGATGTTCGCCTGCCTGGCATGGTACATGCCGCGATCCGTCACGGGCCGGTGGGGTCCGCCGCTCTCGAGCATTTCGACATCGACGCACTTCGCGGATCGAAGGGTGTAACCGGTGTGGTGCGCGGGCGCGACTGGATTGCAGCGATGGGGGAGACCTGGTGGGTTGCGGAACGGGCGCTCGCCGCGATGGAGCCCGTCTTCGGCGGCGATGGCCGCTGGGCCGACAGTAGCGCCATGGACGCCGCCCTGGACCAAGCAGTGCGCCACGGTGACGCGCATAACATCGCCACGCGAGGAGGCGGAGCCGAAGGGATCGAGAAGCCCGATCTGATGGTGCGCTACGATGTCGCTCCCGCCGTGCATGCGCCGATAGAAACCGCAAGTGCAACGGCGTGGCTCCACGACGACCGGCTGGAGCTGTGGGTGGCGTGCCAGGTTCCGGAAAGCGCGCGGGCTGCGGCGGCCGAGGCGGCCGGCGTGTCCTTGTCGAACACGGTCATCTATCCGATGCCTGCCGGTGGGAGTTTCGATGCGCGCCTGTCCTTCGGCCATGCGATAGAGGCTGCGGTAATCGCCCGCGAGACCGGACGGCCAGTGCAACTAACCTGGTCCCGCTGGCAGGAGATGCTGGCGAGTTTTCCCCGTGCCCCTGCCGCGGTCGTCGCGAGCGTGCGGCTCGGCCCGG
Above is a genomic segment from Erythrobacter sp. 3-20A1M containing:
- a CDS encoding COG3650 family protein, giving the protein MRIFLSVLALVAVSACSSPSDEVTPDTAPQGFRGIGEAEVITFTGTEPFWGGTVRRDTLVWRTPENTMDGATGQSIDVERFYGQGGIAFSGQLDGRPFDMMVTPGACSDGMSDRTYPYTVTVKVGDRQLEGCASTDRQPATDKP
- a CDS encoding DUF962 domain-containing protein, with translation MAQREYATFAEFWPFYLREHSRPRTRALHYIGTTLVVAIALFALATQRWWWLLALPLAGYFFAWLAHFTVEKNRPATFTYPLWSLAADFRMWALWLSGRLGSELKRAGVNR
- a CDS encoding S41 family peptidase; its protein translation is MGMGRTSLLVALAGALAACGGGGSGGSGSGPTSGGNTGGGSSGGGTSGGGSASGTCSLTARQNWVFEQLDQYYLFPDKLARNLNPGAYATVQDYIDALVAPSVFPTGGPLQRAGLTYITSIQEEEELINSGASAGFGVRFALSSSNRLYVLEAFENGPAYPQGLDRGTEIISINGKSVAQLLSNGTINEELGPSTPGLTVQFRIRQPDGMTRDVSVTKTVFSLDPISDRYGVKILDNGGTKVGYINLRTFIVADAAPQLRAAFGQLKAQGITQVIVDLRYNGGGLTSVAEVFGSLLGADQVGKVFSHTVFRNSLAQYNETVNFSAEPNAIPAMKIAFIGTGSTASASELVANAFIPYLGNNTALIGSNTYGKPVGQIALDREACDDRLRAIAFRTTNANDQGDYYGGLASVFPVTCRATDDYLKPLGDPTEASVATALDFLAGRSCTPITGSSTARTTAGTKATMRVLQPAQPGTLERDVPGAY
- a CDS encoding YbhB/YbcL family Raf kinase inhibitor-like protein is translated as MTISMADWLKRFLPENCPPRASLALARFAAEAKMNRGGFAISSAAFENGGELDPSFTAEEEDAVAPPMEWTAPPPGTQELVLVVEDASTDPPDCHWLVWGLPGQRAKLLEGEAPPRTGKNARGNSDWLLPALTEEGRSHWYVFQLFALDLPLTLMPGASKDELFAEIDGHVIAATVTTASFRPTAEEDWVEDDFEEP
- a CDS encoding SWIB/MDM2 domain-containing protein; protein product: MAGKNNALQKPVNVSPELENVIGKGPMTRAEVTSKVWDYIKKHDLQDAQDKRMINADDKLGAVIGKEQISMFKMTAAVSKHLS
- a CDS encoding DoxX family protein yields the protein MTGRGTARTLLALFYAVAGVFHLATPDAFMKIMPGWVPYPDTVIALTGIAELLGAAGLVQPISGRLRNAAGIGLALYAVGVFPANIHHFALDMARPDHGWGLAYHVPRMFAQPVLVWLALWTGGVTDWPFRRREPSD
- a CDS encoding Do family serine endopeptidase yields the protein MRYAYGLTTALLVGGATISLVTGQPAGAQVAQNDDSRMQHAVPRAGAPDSFANLTEQLAPAVVNISTRQRVEVQNTNPFAGTPFEGLFGQRGSGSQPQTREGVSLGSGFIISADGTVVTNNHVISPEGRATVEEITVTTPDGTEYAATLVGSDEQSDLAVLKINSDKPFPFVKFGDSSQARVGDWVIAIGNPFGLGGTVTAGIVSAVYRNTGSGSAYDRYIQTDASINRGNSGGPLFDMQGNVIGINNAIFSPSGGSVGIGFAIPAETAAPIVEQLRSGETIERGYLGVQIQPVTDEVADSLGLPKNRGEFVQSVVDGEAAEKAGIQAGDIVTKVDGKEVTPDQTLSFLVANIEPGQTVPVELIRDGRKRAVRVTVGKRPTNEELRQSQMFGGDESDNQQMAPDGSTSEIVGKALGLGVVPVDPQIARQLGVSADTTGLAVTVVDPNSDAARKGLQRRDIVLSANYKKLESVDQLEAVIAEAKESGREAVLLRVLRRGQPAQYIPIRVR
- the hflC gene encoding protease modulator HflC, coding for METLWEKYKLVLIVVGVALVLLAMSVVEVPETKQAVIVRTGEPVRVVNQFRQDAAYGNTGAGLVLRIPFLERVQEIDKRVLDLDMERQQVLSSDQQRLQVNAYARFRIVNPVRMVRTAGTTENVEMQLQPILSSVLRQELGRRPFAALLTADRGEAMRNIREALDRQARQYGAQVIDVRIKRADLPEGTPLESAFTRMEADRQEEAETIRAQGRKNAQIIRAEAEAEAAKTYAAAYGKDPDFYDFYRAMQSYRTTFETGEGTSSIIMSPDNEYLRQFRGQR
- the hflK gene encoding protease modulator HflK — its product is MDMLDGLRNRVALAMAGKNPWGPPRGKPDSGSNDGNADPGESGGPEGAPSNDGGKGPRNPWLPPSDDKPRRSASIEDIFKNRGPEGPRRTGPGGGGPNFRLPQRSGGKSWLPLLAAVLVGLWLIFTVPHQIGPKEQGIVTWAGGKYSNTLSSGLNFTWPWPIQQVDVEDVSTFRSEPVGGNGENLILTGDQNLVDLSYVIRWNISDLKQFKFQLADPIETVKEVAEFAMRASVAEKELDAVLSGAGRGDIEQRVRNRMQATLDAYKSGISVQGVEIEKADPPKQVIEAFKDVSAAQQNAETDVNRARAYAQQVLARAQGDAAAFDKIYEEYRLAPEVTRRRMYYETMESVLGRTDKTIVEAPGVTPYLPLPEVKRRNQLAAPQEGQ
- a CDS encoding Mrp/NBP35 family ATP-binding protein, whose product is MDEKGIKDRLPAGLAARIASLRIDQERLTLVLNGSGLSASDREAMEAAIRQALEGLEGIESAAVAIMAERTRRRIVAIGSGKGGVGKSTLTANLAVALKRAGVKVGVVDADVYGPSQPRLLASEKKKPQAKDERLQPVTGTLNIPMLSMGHLAPPGKALAWRGPMAGGALTQLVDADWGDTELLLIDLPPGTGDVQLTMVQKHKPDGAVIVSTPQDLALIDAARAGQLFETAKVPVIGLVENMAGYACPHCGEISDPFGQGGVEKFAAALDLPFLGRIPLTPSIRVASDAGTPPAAGDGDEADAFAAIARQLAEWLEAQG
- a CDS encoding xanthine dehydrogenase family protein molybdopterin-binding subunit; translation: MKVSRRGVLAGTAIGGGLVVGWLLRPRSFADPMLLGAGDAAFGAWLTIAPDGVVTVALPQLEMGQGVSTILPQIVAEELGADWRQVAVEPVPPSGAYPNLPLAARWASLWMPFAAGLANDPTDLLTRRFAEGARFDATAAGTTLDAYETSAREAAAMARTMLIEEAAERWDVQPDACDTRAGFVLCGSKRLSFADLAQGAARRSVPDIPILRASPAEQTPVPAGQEVEIPFPRLDLPAKVDGGWRFAGDVRLPGMVHAAIRHGPVGSAALEHFDIDALRGSKGVTGVVRGRDWIAAMGETWWVAERALAAMEPVFGGDGRWADSSAMDAALDQAVRHGDAHNIATRGGGAEGIEKPDLMVRYDVAPAVHAPIETASATAWLHDDRLELWVACQVPESARAAAAEAAGVSLSNTVIYPMPAGGSFDARLSFGHAIEAAVIARETGRPVQLTWSRWQEMLASFPRAPAAVVASVRLGPAGSLEALRTRIAMPPVMRQLGARLFDNRTAQGAIARVSGEADALACAGAMPAYDIPNVAVQHVPVDLPLPVSRMRGGGDAITAFVTESFVDEAAARAKREPLSFRIGMLGRDPRLAECLQQAAHLAEWGSESGQGVACHRMGDEQSGGRIACIATARRGQGGVRVSSLHAVMDIGRIVNLDIARQQVEGGLIFGTSLALGSSTEYETGLPRSARLADLSLPLLADSPEITLKFVASDAPPFDPGEIGTVIAAPAIANALFAATGLRLRRLPLLSGGL